A window of Gossypium raimondii isolate GPD5lz chromosome 7, ASM2569854v1, whole genome shotgun sequence genomic DNA:
TCCGTCATGGGTGGATTAAGGCGCCTCTGAACATCTCTCTTTGGTTTCGTGTTATCTTCGATGGAAATTCTGTGCATACAAGTGGATGGACTCGAACTAGCTTCCTTCAATATATAATCCTTTAGAACTCGAACTAGACTTTCCTCCTCGTCTTTGGTTAGTCTGTTTGACACTATTACTGGTAAGGTGTCTTTCTCTCCCAAAAAGACATACTTGAGGTGGTCCGGTAATGCTTTAAGCTCCAAGGTTGGTGGCTGCAAAATCGAAGGCAACATTTTAATTTGGGAAGGTAATAGTTCAAGTTGGTTACCTCGACTTGCAACTATGGTTGCGTCTCCAAGTGTTTGACAATTTCTCGCAACGGATCTTCTATAACTGCTAATTCCTCGAGACGACTTAAAACATCCATGTCAATGCTTCTGTAAAGGACAGTTTCCAACTCATCAAAGtcatgatattcaaaataattttgagttaaacaatCTATACTATCGATACTggaaatatttgataatgagTTAGGATGACTCATGGTTTCgtagacattgaatttcacTATTTCGCCATCAAACTCCATTGTCAATGTTCCACTCTGAACATCAATTTTTTCACTTGCGGTACTTAGAAATGGTCTTCCAAGAAAAATATCAGACGGATTAGTTGAGTTATCGTCctccatattaataatgtagaaATCTGCAGGGAAAACTAATTCGTTAACTTTAACAAAGACGTCTTCAAGCAACCCTTCGGGATAGATGACTGACCTGTCCGACAACTGGATTAttgcttctttctttttcaaaggACCCGCGTTAATCAACTTACAAATAGGATAAGGCGTAACATTAATGGAAGGCCCTAAATCACACATGGCTTTCTTAATGCCTAAATTACCTATCTCACAAGAAATAGCAAACATACCTTGCTCCTTGTATCTGGGCGAAACTTTCTTTTGCAGTACTGCAGAGACATTCTCTTCTACATTCACTCTTTCGTTACCTACTAACCTCCTCTTGCTAGTGCACAATTCCTTGAGAAATTTTGAATAACGAGGGATTTGTTTGATAGTGTTGAGCAAAGGGATATTTACCTCCACCTTTCTGAATGTTTCGaagatttctttttcctcattcGCTTTCTTATCATTTGCGAGCCTCCCTGAAAAAGGAGGTGGCATCACAACTGGTTTCTAAACTTTTGATTCCGGTCAAACTTTTGGATCAGGGATCTGCTTTTCCCGTTCCTTCTATTGCCCATGACTTTTGTCGGGAACTGGTTCCAGAATTTTTCCGCTACGAAGAGTTATTGCACTTGCATTTTGCCGAGGATTCGACTCTGTCTGGGAAGGTAATTTACCTTGAGATTCCAAACGATTAGCTGCCATCGAGAGTTTACTAACTTGATTAGTTAACTCTTGTATTGATGCGTCTGTCCTTTGTTGGTACTTTGCAGCATCGACAGCAAGTCTCTCAATAATAGCTTCTAGAGATGTGCTTGGCTTGGGTGGCGGTTGCGGTGGTTGCAGAGGTCTCGGTTGGTATGATGGATTATATCAGAGATTAGATCCGTAATTCAAGTTGGGATGATCCTTCCACCTGGGATTGTAAATGTTTGACAAAGGATCATAGTGTCTTTGCGGAGGTCCTGAAAAACCTCCGACAGCATCGACATGTGCCGTTGAATTTTCGTTAAGGATTGGGCACAAATCAGTTGGATGTTCAGACGTAGTACATATTCCACACAATTGGGTCAGATTCTTCTTTTCTGTAAGCATGGATTGAACAATATTAGTAAGCTTATCGAACTTATCTTCTAAAGATGAAACGTTTACCCCATTAATCCGTCTTGTGGGTTCTGAATTCGACCGATACTGTTGAGAAATTGCAGCCATAGTGGATATCAATTCTCTTGCCCTTTGTGGATTCATATTGACAAGCGCCCCTCCACTAGCAGTGtcaatcatcttcatttccataGGGAGCAAACCCTCGTAGAAATTTAAGAAGTGATTGTTCGATCAAACCGTGTTGAGGACAACTTGCACACAGTTTTTTATATTGCTCCCAATTGTCGTAGAGTGATTCACTCTCCATTTGGAGAATTCCCACTATGTCTCTCCTAAGTTCAGCTGCTCGCGATGCTGGGAAAAATCTGTCAAGAAAAACACGAGATAAGTCATCCCACGTTGTAATAGAACCTGGggttaagtaaaataaccattctcttgctgtatcaactaaaaaaaaggaaaggcctgaagtttaatttcatcttcggttactccctgaggtttcatgctcGAGCAGACCATGTGGAATTCTCTCAAGTGAGTGTGTGCATTTTCATTCTTCAAGCCTCAAAAAGTGGGCAAAAGGTGGATTAGGCCTGACTTCAACTCGAACGGGGTTTCTCCGATTGGACAGTTGATGCATAACGGTGTTTGCTCGTTGGGAGCAGCGGCTAGTTGACGAATGGTTCGGTTCGCCATCCTTTCTGGTTCACCAAGGTTGTCTTCTACTTCTTTTGTTTCAGGAAGTGGTTCGGTCTCAGGATCAACCACTTCGACTTTTTTCCCATGTTGAATTGCCTCTGCACGAATTGCCTGTCTCAATTTTTTGATGTCGGTTTCTAAGAGCCCTTGTCCTAGCTCAACTTCTGCCTTACTTGCACGTTTAAGAGCTTCTGTCTCTTTTCGTTGTGCTCGTACTAATTTTTCAATCTCTGGGTCGTATTCGAGATCTCCGGATGAAGATTTGGTCATGTAGAtgatttaaacaattataaGTGTTGCCAGTCCCTGGCAATGGCGCCAAAATTGATGGGagtcgaatccaccaatataaacctacacCTAATTTGCGatttaagcagtatagggagtagggtcgatccctcagagattGGGTTTACTGCAAATTGTTCCTCttttgaccagatttatgtcggggcagttgtcgtgcccaagaagttCGGGGGTATAAAATTTGAAGacctgaaataaaaaaatgtgtgaaaataaaaatttgaaaacagaataataaaaacagttaaataaatatgaagaaaaagtaattagaataagctcagctttaggcacgaattttcctcgtctttgaaccgatcctcgaaattagatgaactcctcttttccaataagctagttatggctaccaaggacgcctcggacaccaactcttccttatgtaaattagttatggaacgtccaataactaacccttatcGATTGAACAACCatgaaacgttcgtgatttagaactccggcagccttgcgttctagaagagcctagcttgAACCAATctcctcaaccgcgtgggacatttaaatccagttactacttcccttgacggaactaACAGctatctccacttggcacgccaatgtgttcacagaaaactgattagaaacgttcctttcggaattccaactgtacgtctaagcacactaactcaaacgacgtcttttttgacttagtgttgatttgaCTTTATGAGCTGACAatatcatactcttaatccggagaaataataagtactggaatttaggagttaaGTCGCtggggttcgtaactcacgggttttgacgaggtTATTTCTaacctaaagctgaaaatgggtttagttggctaaggtttggggcatgttggtatttgataaattaaatatggtAAATGGGTGAAAAGATGGGTGACGTGATTGATTATGGGGgttggaaaaatatattaaagtgggGAGGTTGACTATTGGGAATGAAAAaggaatttgaaaaagaaattgtaaattgtGAGTGGTAACAAGCTGGAAATTTTAGGAATTGAAAGTAAAGGAAAGTaaagacaataaataaattgtgaatAGTTGAAAGTAAAGGTAAATGGGTGGTTGGCTACtggaaattaataatttgaaggaaaggaaactaaagaaacaacaaatGCTACGTGAGAAAGGAGAGAATGTATTGAAAGATAAaagcttaatatttttgattgatgaattgatgattaaaatgaacaaaatatgccactatttatactagtggctttgctaaattaagagccaactagtatagaaaatcaaggaaaaatatcccatgataaaaaaataaatcctaaaataatctcccactaagtcaacaaaaatttcagctaattaatattggaaaaattctgTTTTGGCCCtcattctttgcttctttcttcaatctagcccaattgtctcatttttcttctatttagtcCAAATTGCACTGTAACAGCCCGGTCTAAACCTTAGTcggacagtggtttcgggaccacaaatccgaattagaaaaatattttaatgttattttctgtgtctattatgtgtgaatttgcttgtgtgaaattttcatgttttaattttatcgtttaagtGTCCGATTAAATGAAAGgatttaatcgcgtaaaataaaaatttagtggttagtttTAAAAGGGCTGAATAGTGGTTGTTCTTTTATTAAGGAGGCTTTATGTTGCAGTTTAAccattattaaaatgatagacGGTAGTGGACatgttaaatgaataaattttaatggtttcattaagggtaaaatgggaaaaagttaattaatatgaaataaaataaaataaaaacataaaatggcCATTATGTTCGTCTTGATGGCCGAAtgcatgaaagaaaataagttattttcttAGTTTGAGGGTTCGGCAACTTGAAGATCAGTTTcggatcaagaattaaagaaatcggacttggatcgggggaaaaatAAAGTCGTCGATTAATCGATTCGTTTCGGTTTATCgctatccgaggtaagtttataatcAAATAGTTGTCATAATTTctgaataaatattaattatatatgctGAAATGAAAGTATgcaaaaatatgtatttatagtTGAATGTATTATTGTCGGAAAGTAGAAATAGATGTGAATgtgatttattaataattagcactaagtgtgcgagtatgGGATAGCTATAGTTATGTAAACGGCACTAAGTGTGCGGAACTAAAATGATGGGGTTGAATAAAagggcactaagtgtgcgaaattAAAATGGAGATGTTGAATAAcaggcactaagtgtgcgatacTGGGAGCAATTTGGTTGGATGAGTAAGAGCACAAATTGTGCAACTTTATTATGGTCTCGAACAATTATTTAGTACATGATAGATCAAGTAGGAAATGGTTGAATAATGCATGATAACAAGGTAGGATGGTTTCTTCGattgtgaataaaaaaaaatggtatatGAGGTAAATGAAAGTATACTAGGACATGAAGGCCTATATTCGGCCAAATGGTAAATTTAGGTGATATtataattgtgaattatatgcatttatatatacatgaatatgATTGCATTTTTCGGTTTTGTTATcgaattattaacattattgaaTTGTCTATTTgattatgacttactaagctatgatAGCTTATGGTGTTTGTGTGTTTTCTTCggtttatagattttgaaagctagTTACGGGCTCGGGAATTGTCAGCAAAGTCAATCACACTATCGCCCGTTCATCggtatttataaaagttaaatataaaatctatggcatgtataggctatactatcttttgaatatatatataaatatatatatattgaatgaagtgtgtatatataataagCCATCTGAAAATGacttgtttattttgttatgaatggtttcatgttttgattaaatattatggttgatgatatgGCTAAGTTTCGTAAATGGTTGAGATGCTAATTTAATGTCTTTATAGTTGGTAATTGAGATTGAAACTTGGATTAtcatttacttgtatattgaGTTCTTGTGATTATAGGATAGTTGACATTGGTTATTTGCATAATGAATCTTGTTTATAGAATTGGCCTTACAAATGATCTTTGATCAATTTGGGGAATAAATAAGactaagatatatatatgtatatatatatataggatttGGTGTTGGTATGTTTGGTATGAAAATGTTGAATATTGTTAAATGTGacgttagtaaaataaaataaaattatattcgactaaagtttgaaaaaaatgacCATATGAATagtaactttatttatttgatgaacAAGAAGTTATATCTGACTTGGTTAACAGTTTTGTGTAATGTAATATTAATATGCGGATATACTATGAAATCATATAAATGCTTATGGAATGTCCGCCCAATGGTTATAAATGTTGGTAATTATAAGGTTGGTATAggtacatatattaaaatataatgattacatgtaaaatgagtaaattttaAATGGGAATTTTATGTACATAATTGGTCTTTGTtgtttataattgatttattaaatcGAATAGGTGAAATGTGATATGACCGATAGTGGTGTTTGAAATATTCGgataaacttttaattattaattatatgattaCATATATGTTCGATACATGATATGAAATGACTCGTAATAAATtgatattacattttatttatttattttatttatttaagattagGTTGTTTTAGTAGGTTGAACATGCATATAACtatgattatttgaatttaagtttTGGTTCGTTAATACCTCGTAACCCAAATCCAGCGACGTTTATGGGTTAGGGGCGTTACATGCACctctgcacaaaattcaatgaaaacatggaaaaattagtggtgcattctcataaattaaccaatttaattacataaaatatgtaactttagcatttaatcacaTTCCTACACTCTAAGTAGAATCGAATGCGGCACTATACAGTAATATTTAGTTGAGCTGCTAGTAAGTTAGGCTCAAAgtctttcagtacacttcctccgatcAATACAAACCCATCTTCATGCAATGCGTCATACAATCATGTCATGTCAAATAATAGTATCATACATGCATTTAGTACAGTTTTAACAGCATGCTTAATATacaatcataaatatatatatttatatcgtACGTGGATATAGtcattcagtcaattaggggtctaggtaaggttactgaccctacagtaggttcataGTCATCtcgggtgacccgtgcaacTTTAACATTAAAACAGAGAAAAATAGGCCCACATGCTCATGTTGTCGGCCCATGTGTGGATCACATGCCCTGGCCAATTAATCCTACGCCTGTGTGGCTTActcgtgtgggcccacacgcctgtGGGGCCTACACGACCCAATTCGGTCCTTCCTATGCATCGCACACGGCTAGCCTCGTTAATCACACGCCCATGTTCgatcacacggccaaccacacgggtggccacatgcctgtgtggcaTTGACAATCTCACTTTTCAGCTTTTTACCTATTTTAGTCTCCAATGTTGCGGTTACACACCTGGTCTATTTTCGATGCTAATCCAACCACAAACACTCCAAGACCTCAGACGAAAATGGAATGGCGATTCCCTTCTGTCAAAGTGTCAATCAACAGCCCACTACTCTTTGATCAAATACGAATGCGCGAAAACGTAAACGATTATTAAAAGAGGCAAAGACAGAGGCCAAAGGAATAATAATTCAGCTGCAACCAAGCAAGAAACATAAATAACCCCCAAATTAGTCACTTTTAAACGAAGCATTAAGAACAAACAATTTCCAAAAAGTATAGACAACCTTACCTTCGACGAACCACAATGGATTTACAATTAAACGGCACTGTCTGAAATTCGTACATTCGCCTAGAGGTCTCCTAACCAGAAATAGAACTCCCATTAGACAAAGAACAACAGTAGGATGGAAGCTATAATAGTAAACCTTACTGTCATTGCTAAAAgatattgaagaaaaaaatcgCGACCACAAGGAGAAGAAGGTTATGAAGTGAAAGAAATTCGCAGTAAACAGGAAAAGAGGGAATCGACAGAACCAAGAGAAAGATAAagagggaaaaactaaaggaaactTTCGGCAGGAGAGAATGAACAAAGAAATTCGGCTTCAGCAAAACTGGGGAAGGAAAAACcgaattttgaaaagaataaaatctaATCCTATCACAATCCCTTAATTTGTCCTATTTTtactcctcaaatctctccacaTGACTCCCCACTCAATCTAAACAACCCAAACCGTCCACAACCTGCCACATATCTCAAACACTCAGTATTTTACCATATTCCAAACTCCTTCACGgcacaagaacaaaaaaatatccCTCTTACATGTACAAGGATTCAAACTCAAGACCTTCAGCACACTgacactccacttaaccaccagactAGCAGGCACATTCTAACATATTTTACGAACATATATTTATCAGCCTACTGATTAGAGATAGGGGTTTAttcattgaaaaagaaaaaattgccCAAGCTaatgcttgaacttgggacctcccaaacacttcctagaacacttaaccaccgAAGGAGACATACAATTGTGTCACAAACAcacgaaaaaatatataacagaCTTTGGGGCGTTACATAAACATAAATGAGAGTCAATTTACCAAACCACCCTTAGAAACATTCACCACACAATTCATTCTACCACAAACATGTTATCAACAAAGCGAATCCAAGCTTCAATTCCGGTTAGCTCGATCCTCTTTAATACTCAGAGCTTCAACAAAGATAAAGTAGACATTACCACATTTCCAATGCTATATTAAAcaagaattttaattaactacACTAATTGAAATCCTTTCATAAAGATACCTTGTTGaatttgtaacatcaagtcGAAAACTTGATTCCTCACAAAATTGATCGCTCCAGCCATTCTAAACACTTTGAATCATCAATACTAGACCAAATACACTTatactaagcatcaatttcatctttaaatcaatttcacaaaatttcaaaaaatcggTTCATGAAGAAGATGTAATTCagatttctttaaattacctcacaaatcatgtttaatattgataaataagattaaaaacattttaatagatccattttgagttggaacatccattaattttagatttcctctcaaaattcaagatccaccattaaaaaCCATGTGTTCTTAGAAAAGATTAAACCGATAAAAATCCTTTAATTAACTctcaaatcatataaaattgtttctaatcatcataaaacaaatttagGATTGAAGATTACTTTTGATTCGCTCTAAATTcgttgattgaaaatcttgattcaagaaactTAAGAAATTTCGAATATTTTGgctacttttaagaataattttaggtgaattgagagagtattttgagaaggaaattGGTTGGATCTATTCTTTGAtgataaatctttaaaatcatgcaaagaaaacaaaatttaaagctcTCTAATCTAATGTAAAATGTGTGAGTGGGATATatacattagttttaaaattgaaaccaCCCATCAggaatttaaaaattgggaTATTTGCCTAATGACCAGTCCCACATTTCCCGTActttaccatttaatcatttccctccaaaatttagaattttaaggtttattttccatataaagACTCTAAATTTTCCCTTGTGTTACAATTAAAtcccatttaattaatatttaaatattactaaaattaccctcaataaaaattattttagaattctttttcaaccgaaattgattattttcactaataattatttaaaagatttaaaattaatttttcaaaatattatttttttaatttttcggaTTATTATTAAtcgattttagatgaaattaacctcctaaattaaattaaaattattagaaacctCAGAAATTCCTAGTTTCACACTTGGAACCCAAAGAATATACCTGAAACTACTACATTTGAAGTCAGGTCAATATGCTAGTTCAATATATTACAAAGAAAACAAGTCGAAGTAAGTCAAACATATGACTCCATTAAAAGATATAGCCTTTACGGTTGAAGAATATAGACAGCTTGAAATCTAATTACTTAGTTTCTTTTATCCATGATTTGAACTCTAATATAATGTTTATATGTACAAGCAATTCATGAGTATTTGTGCCAATGTGAGTGagattttctcaatttctcatattttcaatttaattcattatgATCATTCTCAGTCTCTTGGcttttattagttttatgtttttatcaaaTTCGCTTTGCTTCTAGCTGTGACGATGCTTTTGTTGACACATTCATTTGTATTTTAAGGCACATACTTGTAaggattttataattattatactaAATCATTTCAATAACCATGGATTTAATTACCGAATACTCGAATTTAAACTTTAACAACTCGATTTCAGTGGTGCCAAACACAGTAGTTTCAGGGCCCCTTTTTTAATGattgagtctgtaaatattattaattaatatttacgagttaagtataatttttattgaattttgctctgttgaaattttttaattggatAGTTAGTTAAAGTACAGGTGTATTGACCTTGAAGTTAGTGGtcttagaaaatgaggtatcaggacctcgaTGCCGTAAAATGAGCCTgcaaaaatttttattaaatgcttATGGAGTTATTGTAtaggtgaattaaattttggattagtaatttttgccgatttagtgattaattaaggtacatgattaaatcataaaaaccgTAAAAGTTAATTGTCATTGATTTTTACTAGTTAAAatgcttaattaataaatatttaagggtTTATGTGGAAGTTAACCACTTCTAAGATTTAGTGGACGGTAGGGACactaattaattgaaaaatatgttaaataaagattaaacatatgttaaaataaggtaaaaagtgttttcttcaacatttttcttcttctgatCACCATTTCTTCATCAAGTGAAACTAGGAAAGGCATTGTTGATGCTCATACTTTCAGCCATTGCATGTAAGTCCTAAACAAGTcagtttttcttaatttttatgtttttgatattgttgtagcttaatctagctgtCTTGGGTACTAAATCGTAAAACTGTCAaaggatttaaaattttccattaatttttttttttgagtttttgttgTTGAATGTTATGATTTGAAGCTTGGAAAAGTAATGGGACTaatttataaagtaaaatttgttagttttgagtttaggaactaaaatgaaaatattttgaaattgacatgaaattggtagaattattaaatttaagggCTATATAGGGATGAAATTcaaattggaaagaaaaatagggcttaaatgtgaaatttatgatagttttgattttagggactaaattgaatgaaattcaaaactttatggaaattgtgtaaattgaaattaagttgTCATATTCCttgaataaaatgttataaGGTAATTGACGTTGATAATtgataatgaattattatagatcGGGATTTAAATCCATCGAAAGTTAATCGAGAAATAGGAGAAATTGTGGATTAGACTTTGACACTTTGTAGTTGTCGGTtttcaggtaagttcatatggtgtaTTTATACTTTGTAGTTGTCGGTtttcaggtaagttcatatatatatatatatatatattatgttttagtgaACTTTGGattgtttacaatttagtataaaatggtaagaatggattaaattgaaatggaatAACATGAACTTACATGATTGAATTACCTTGATGAAACTTCATAAATGTATCGTAGACATGGCTATAGGTTGATTTCTGATGATTCTGAGATCTAGCATTTGTTGCTGACTCGAAGATATATGTAACACAAGTTTAGCTCAGACGAGTAACCTGATGTCATTTTAAAggtctagcccggacgggtaaccTAACACGAATATATGTTCACCTCGGATGAGCAACAGATGTGGTTAATTACCGATGATTACCGAGATCCAGCATTTATTGCGGACTCAAATATATATGTGACACAGGTTTAGCTCGGACGAGTAACCTGATgtcattttaaaggttt
This region includes:
- the LOC105762219 gene encoding uncharacterized protein LOC105762219, which encodes MAANRLESQGKLPSQTESNPRQNASAITLRSGKILEPVPDKRRLANDKKANEEKEIFETFRKVEVNIPLLNTIKQIPRYSKFLKELCTSKRRLVGNERVNVEENVSAVLQKKVSPRYKEQGMFAISCEIGNLGIKKAMCDLGPSINVTPYPICKLINAGPLKKKEAIIQLSDRSVIYPEGLLEDVFVKVNELVFPADFYIINMEDDNSTNPSDIFLGRPFLSTASEKIDVQSGTLTMEFDGEIVKFNVYETMSHPNSLSNISSIDSIDCLTQNYFEYHDFDELETVLYRSIDMDVLSRLEELAVIEDPLREIVKHLETQP